A window of Fictibacillus halophilus contains these coding sequences:
- a CDS encoding helix-turn-helix transcriptional regulator, protein MPKIDNMLAVLWMLRSGEKVTAQQISEKLELNIRTVYRYIDTLSTSGVPIISDSGHNGGYSLLNHFIEAPLLFDIEEQTSLFHAAVFASEAGYYGGEALNRAVSKLGRYSNPEQETKRNQHLSSLEVISQLRSSSVESTLKELETSVAEGNSVKITYQNNKENQSSDRLIDPYRIIYWNRKWYVIGFCHLRKEVRSFRVDRIERFLLTEDRFIRPKDFSASDFFMKNLLPTHQDKDEITTLVINGNTKTIRDICQHWFLGHYLQSQSSNQATFLLEKDILHTYVPHLLLPYGRSIQVIEPVSLKKRLIEVLSDLINFHQV, encoded by the coding sequence ATGCCTAAAATAGACAATATGCTAGCCGTTTTATGGATGCTTCGGTCAGGTGAAAAAGTCACTGCTCAACAAATATCAGAGAAGTTAGAGCTTAATATTAGGACGGTGTATCGGTATATTGATACCCTTTCAACAAGTGGTGTACCTATCATTTCAGATTCTGGACATAACGGTGGATACTCTTTATTGAACCATTTTATAGAGGCTCCTCTTCTCTTTGATATTGAGGAGCAAACGTCACTGTTTCACGCAGCTGTTTTTGCAAGTGAAGCGGGCTATTATGGAGGTGAAGCACTAAATAGGGCGGTATCCAAACTAGGTAGATACTCAAATCCAGAGCAGGAAACAAAGAGAAACCAACATTTATCTAGCCTTGAAGTAATCAGTCAACTACGATCATCCTCTGTAGAATCTACGTTAAAAGAGTTGGAGACTTCAGTAGCGGAGGGGAACTCCGTAAAGATTACTTACCAAAATAATAAAGAGAACCAATCGAGTGATAGATTGATCGATCCGTACAGAATCATCTATTGGAATAGGAAATGGTATGTGATTGGCTTTTGTCATCTAAGGAAGGAAGTACGTAGTTTTAGAGTAGACCGAATTGAGAGGTTCCTCTTAACCGAAGACAGGTTTATACGGCCAAAAGATTTTTCAGCTTCTGACTTTTTTATGAAGAACCTGCTGCCAACTCATCAAGATAAAGATGAGATCACAACTTTAGTTATAAATGGAAATACAAAGACCATAAGAGACATATGTCAACATTGGTTTTTAGGACATTATTTACAGAGTCAGTCATCCAATCAAGCAACCTTTCTTTTGGAAAAGGATATCTTACATACATATGTTCCTCATTTACTTTTACCGTACGGTAGATCTATTCAAGTGATTGAGCCAGTTAGTCTAAAGAAAAGGCTGATTGAAGTACTTTCAGATCTAATAAACTTTCATCAAGTTTGA
- the pssA gene encoding CDP-diacylglycerol--serine O-phosphatidyltransferase, translating to MKKHIPNLLTLGNLFCGFLSIGYVSNGDIRNAAILIFIAMMLDAVDGRAARILGVSGNLGKELDSLADVVSFGVAPAYFVANTYFAHLGMWGFLFAGLFPLFGAYRLARFNITAAEESMKYFKGIPIPLAGGIVVFLVFFVKWIPLWIFVLLFYGLGLLMVSTIKIPSFKDIPMPRYGTIISLFLFYMFYLLAKNKFESVPIFFYVALATYFLFIGVRFIKVKEIKIRRPRRPRRNKRRRF from the coding sequence ATGAAAAAGCATATTCCAAACTTATTAACTTTAGGAAATTTATTCTGTGGGTTTCTTTCCATCGGTTACGTTTCAAACGGAGATATTCGAAACGCAGCCATCCTCATTTTTATTGCGATGATGCTGGATGCGGTCGACGGAAGAGCAGCTCGGATTTTAGGGGTCTCAGGAAACCTTGGCAAGGAACTCGATTCCCTTGCGGATGTTGTCTCCTTTGGTGTAGCACCCGCTTATTTTGTAGCGAATACCTATTTTGCTCATCTAGGAATGTGGGGCTTTCTGTTTGCAGGGTTGTTTCCGTTATTCGGCGCATACCGCCTAGCGCGTTTTAACATTACGGCTGCCGAAGAATCGATGAAATATTTTAAAGGGATCCCGATTCCATTAGCAGGTGGAATTGTTGTATTCTTAGTCTTTTTTGTAAAATGGATTCCACTATGGATATTTGTTCTTCTTTTTTACGGACTCGGCTTATTAATGGTGAGCACGATTAAGATTCCGAGTTTCAAGGATATACCGATGCCGCGATACGGTACAATTATCTCGCTATTTTTGTTCTATATGTTTTACTTACTGGCAAAGAACAAATTCGAAAGCGTACCGATCTTCTTTTATGTCGCGCTTGCCACGTACTTCTTATTTATTGGGGTTCGTTTTATAAAAGTAAAAGAAATCAAAATTCGACGACCTCGCCGACCTCGTCGGAACAAAAGAAGACGCTTCTAA
- a CDS encoding type 1 glutamine amidotransferase family protein — METRSVYLYVFNTMSDWEYGYLIAELRTGRYFKKDISPLNVVTVGADKEMITTMGGLRIQPDISIDECTILTNDLLLLPGGNTWGEVIHQPIMEKTRDALKQGTIVAAICGATVALANKGYLDTRKHTSNDLGYLKMVCPNYEGENLYEVGPAVTDENLVTASGVAPLEFAREVIKRLDVFAPDTLHSWYKLNKTQEPENFFQLMNSME, encoded by the coding sequence ATGGAAACAAGAAGCGTTTATCTCTATGTTTTTAACACAATGTCTGACTGGGAGTATGGTTACTTGATTGCGGAACTACGTACAGGGAGGTACTTTAAAAAAGATATATCACCTTTAAACGTAGTAACTGTAGGGGCTGATAAAGAGATGATCACTACGATGGGTGGGCTGCGTATACAACCAGATATCTCAATAGATGAATGTACCATCCTGACTAATGATCTTTTACTTTTACCTGGGGGGAATACGTGGGGAGAAGTTATTCATCAACCTATCATGGAAAAAACGAGGGACGCTTTAAAGCAGGGTACGATTGTTGCTGCAATTTGTGGTGCGACAGTGGCACTTGCGAATAAGGGATACCTAGATACGAGAAAGCATACGAGTAATGACTTAGGCTACTTAAAAATGGTTTGTCCGAATTATGAAGGAGAAAATTTATATGAGGTGGGACCTGCAGTAACTGATGAGAATTTGGTTACGGCATCAGGAGTAGCTCCTCTCGAATTTGCGAGGGAAGTGATTAAAAGATTAGATGTATTTGCACCAGATACTTTACATTCATGGTACAAGCTCAATAAGACTCAAGAGCCTGAAAACTTTTTTCAGCTAATGAACTCTATGGAATAG
- a CDS encoding response regulator: protein MNNFRFGIRQKIITGYIVIIICLIAAILAVTNQLDTMKGERNFIIQHDFAVRDLTSQIEKDLLKMETNKRAFIITGDESYLQLYNEASSQWSKDYNTLKQLLSDNPSQQKRIAEINENIKDWVAVAGDPPIQMKQQNDTAGIAEFFKQDPGKSQTEKVLQQFDSFRDTEKSLTQKRAENLNVQNRYLEIGLFSLLAFVILVSMALAWVISGSIIKTIKEVVGTIRAMTTGGNLSSRIHVKSNDEIRDLGEATNELLNSFEERDWLQRSVTDVVSKNQGVSSLETLAEIFLSATAQITESSYGAFYIKEGKDGNVRFVKKGAFADSAADVGRASFKLGQGLIGQCALEKRVQVIDRIDGEYMLISSGLGETKPNSILIAPIVHEDEIVAVIELASLTSYSNQHIAFIEKVLETFGLTINRVIDRMEIARLLSESQAMTEELQAQSEELQTQSEELQMQSEELQMINEQLESRSQDAEEKSKALEIAKKELEEKAKQLETGSKYKSEFLANMSHELRTPLNSILILSEMLAENGNQSLSDEELEFARVIHSSGQDLLNLINDILDLSKVEAGKLEIMLSEVNLSEFPSNLERNFTHIADQKNLNFTINMAPDVPTLLQTDEKRFQQIIKNLLSNAFKFTEKGSVSVSVKKVQTDVIYNGVDYWLEVAIKDTGIGIPKEKHELIFQAFQQGDGATIRKFGGTGLGLSISSEFAKLLGGRLQLQSEEGKGSTFKLLIPSISDESVSAHTFLGASAEVATALEQSSNMVAIAEAPITAKIVPAEPEVEQPSISVDEENVFYGKTVLITDDDNRNIFALKTALEQKGMNILIANNGMECLDVLDANKNIDLILMDIMMPEMDGYETMQRIRGTGEHKNLPIIALTAKAMKNDREKCLEAGASDYISKPLKLEQLFSVMHVWMTK from the coding sequence ATGAATAATTTTAGATTCGGGATTCGCCAGAAAATTATTACTGGCTATATTGTGATCATTATCTGTTTAATTGCTGCTATTCTTGCGGTGACGAATCAGTTGGACACAATGAAGGGTGAGAGGAATTTTATTATCCAGCATGATTTTGCAGTTCGAGATCTTACGAGTCAGATTGAAAAGGATCTCTTAAAGATGGAAACGAATAAGCGTGCGTTTATCATTACGGGTGATGAAAGCTACCTTCAGCTCTATAATGAAGCGAGCTCTCAATGGTCAAAAGACTATAACACGCTGAAACAACTTTTATCGGATAATCCGAGTCAGCAAAAGAGAATTGCTGAAATCAATGAAAACATTAAAGACTGGGTTGCTGTTGCGGGTGATCCGCCGATTCAAATGAAACAGCAGAATGATACTGCGGGTATTGCTGAATTTTTCAAACAAGATCCGGGAAAATCGCAGACAGAAAAAGTTCTACAGCAGTTCGATTCTTTTCGGGATACAGAGAAGAGTCTTACACAAAAACGAGCAGAAAACTTGAACGTCCAGAATCGATACTTAGAGATCGGTCTTTTTAGTTTGCTTGCGTTCGTTATTCTCGTTTCAATGGCTCTTGCGTGGGTCATTTCAGGATCGATCATTAAGACGATAAAAGAAGTCGTTGGAACGATTCGCGCCATGACTACGGGCGGGAACTTGAGTAGCCGCATTCATGTGAAATCGAATGATGAGATCCGTGACTTAGGAGAAGCGACGAACGAACTGTTGAACTCTTTTGAAGAGCGTGACTGGCTGCAACGAAGTGTAACGGATGTTGTAAGTAAGAACCAAGGCGTATCATCGCTTGAAACGCTTGCGGAAATCTTCCTTTCTGCGACTGCCCAGATCACTGAATCATCGTACGGTGCTTTTTATATCAAAGAAGGCAAAGACGGAAACGTTCGGTTTGTTAAAAAAGGAGCGTTCGCGGATTCTGCAGCAGACGTTGGACGAGCTAGCTTTAAGCTAGGTCAAGGTCTTATCGGGCAATGTGCACTAGAAAAACGAGTTCAAGTCATCGACAGAATCGATGGAGAATATATGCTCATTTCTTCTGGACTCGGAGAAACAAAACCGAACAGCATCTTGATCGCGCCGATCGTGCATGAAGATGAGATTGTAGCTGTGATTGAGCTCGCGAGCTTGACTTCATACAGCAACCAGCACATTGCATTTATTGAAAAAGTACTAGAAACGTTCGGACTAACGATCAACCGAGTAATCGATCGAATGGAGATTGCAAGACTTCTATCTGAATCACAAGCGATGACAGAAGAATTGCAGGCACAATCGGAAGAGCTGCAAACGCAATCTGAAGAATTGCAGATGCAATCCGAAGAGCTTCAAATGATCAACGAGCAACTCGAATCACGTTCACAAGACGCCGAGGAGAAATCAAAGGCACTTGAAATCGCGAAAAAAGAGCTTGAAGAAAAAGCGAAGCAGCTTGAGACAGGCTCTAAATACAAATCAGAGTTTTTAGCGAACATGTCTCATGAATTGAGAACGCCGCTTAACAGCATTTTGATTCTATCTGAGATGCTTGCTGAAAATGGCAACCAATCACTTTCAGACGAAGAGTTAGAGTTCGCCCGAGTGATTCATTCATCCGGACAGGATCTGCTGAATCTGATCAACGATATTTTAGATTTATCAAAGGTAGAAGCAGGGAAACTCGAGATCATGCTTAGTGAGGTGAACCTAAGTGAGTTCCCGAGTAACCTAGAGAGAAACTTTACGCATATCGCGGATCAAAAGAACCTGAACTTTACGATCAATATGGCTCCTGACGTACCAACACTCCTACAAACAGACGAAAAACGTTTTCAGCAGATCATCAAAAACCTGCTGTCCAACGCATTTAAGTTTACGGAAAAAGGTTCAGTATCTGTTAGCGTGAAAAAAGTACAAACCGATGTGATCTACAATGGTGTTGATTATTGGTTAGAAGTTGCGATTAAAGATACTGGAATCGGCATACCGAAAGAGAAACACGAACTCATTTTCCAAGCTTTCCAGCAAGGTGATGGTGCCACGATTCGTAAGTTTGGTGGAACAGGTCTTGGATTATCCATCAGCAGCGAGTTTGCGAAGCTGTTAGGCGGAAGACTGCAGCTACAAAGTGAAGAAGGTAAAGGAAGTACGTTTAAACTTCTGATTCCAAGTATCTCTGACGAAAGTGTATCTGCTCATACGTTCCTTGGCGCATCAGCTGAGGTGGCGACTGCACTTGAACAATCCAGCAATATGGTAGCTATTGCAGAAGCACCGATAACGGCTAAAATCGTACCTGCGGAACCTGAAGTAGAACAACCATCGATCTCTGTTGATGAAGAGAACGTATTCTACGGTAAAACGGTATTGATCACAGATGATGATAACCGAAATATTTTTGCGTTAAAAACAGCTCTTGAACAAAAAGGAATGAATATTCTGATCGCCAATAACGGCATGGAGTGTCTGGACGTTCTTGATGCGAACAAGAATATAGACCTGATTTTGATGGATATTATGATGCCTGAGATGGATGGCTATGAAACGATGCAGCGCATTCGCGGAACAGGTGAGCATAAGAACCTGCCAATCATTGCGCTAACGGCTAAAGCGATGAAGAACGACCGTGAAAAGTGTCTTGAAGCAGGAGCGTCTGATTATATCAGCAAACCGCTGAAGCTCGAGCAGCTCTTTTCTGTGATGCATGTTTGGATGACAAAGTGA
- a CDS encoding NUDIX hydrolase, whose translation MYFKKTLEDLNSGSFKSSVHREAVRAIIMKNNHILLVQSNRGDYKFPGGGVEENETQSDGLIREVREETGYSNCIVKDKVGIVIERNINEFDSDVLFQMTSHYYLCDLLNEEKVTQQLDEYEFELDFTPKWVSLDDAINQNENLIKEFEKNSWLRREAFVLKELKNRYYPTNRR comes from the coding sequence TTGTATTTTAAGAAGACATTAGAAGATCTAAACAGTGGAAGCTTCAAGAGCAGCGTCCATAGAGAAGCAGTCAGAGCTATTATTATGAAAAACAACCATATTTTACTCGTTCAATCAAATAGAGGGGACTATAAATTTCCTGGAGGCGGAGTAGAAGAGAATGAAACCCAATCTGATGGACTGATACGTGAAGTGAGAGAAGAAACGGGTTACTCCAACTGTATAGTTAAAGATAAGGTCGGCATAGTAATTGAACGGAATATTAATGAATTTGACAGTGATGTACTTTTCCAAATGACTTCGCACTATTATCTTTGTGATTTATTAAATGAAGAAAAAGTCACTCAACAATTAGATGAGTACGAGTTCGAACTAGATTTTACTCCAAAATGGGTCTCCTTAGATGATGCAATTAATCAAAATGAAAATCTTATTAAAGAATTTGAGAAAAATAGCTGGTTGAGACGTGAAGCATTCGTTTTAAAAGAACTGAAGAATAGGTACTATCCCACAAACAGAAGATAA
- a CDS encoding DUF2628 domain-containing protein, producing the protein MNEAHQEDTTSFQEQHQVVQKNIAYYDLKWRSVENPSTKSTWNWLAFLFSTFWLAYRKMYKPFFIIAGLQLLWAVPFYFIDLTAWLDLFFYGIISIIVGFFGNRWYFNHTNTVLKQASALPDSVQESYIQTKGGTHVGIMLGLHALLFALFFALDFGLSFIPTETNIKNVVRINGEADTLEAYTDNPQWNYIKQDGRHHVVEFTGYDYTEKEDVRIVFYVYFDKYMYEWNQIFINGKKLNEEDSMDYELYIEENSW; encoded by the coding sequence ATGAACGAAGCACACCAAGAGGACACTACCTCATTTCAGGAACAACATCAAGTTGTTCAGAAAAACATTGCGTATTACGACTTAAAATGGAGATCTGTTGAGAACCCGTCAACTAAAAGCACTTGGAACTGGCTTGCCTTTCTCTTTTCAACGTTTTGGCTCGCTTATCGAAAGATGTATAAACCTTTCTTTATTATTGCAGGTCTTCAATTGCTCTGGGCGGTACCCTTTTATTTTATAGACCTTACTGCATGGCTTGACCTATTCTTTTACGGAATTATATCCATAATCGTTGGTTTTTTCGGAAATCGCTGGTATTTTAATCATACGAACACCGTATTGAAACAAGCTAGTGCTTTACCTGACTCCGTTCAAGAATCTTATATCCAAACTAAGGGCGGAACGCATGTTGGCATTATGCTCGGTTTACATGCCCTTTTGTTTGCATTATTTTTTGCATTGGATTTCGGTCTATCTTTCATACCAACAGAAACGAATATAAAAAATGTAGTACGAATAAACGGAGAGGCAGATACATTAGAAGCTTACACGGACAATCCTCAGTGGAACTATATTAAACAAGATGGTCGTCACCATGTTGTGGAGTTTACTGGCTACGATTACACCGAGAAAGAAGATGTGAGAATCGTCTTTTATGTTTACTTCGACAAGTATATGTATGAATGGAATCAAATCTTTATTAACGGTAAAAAACTGAACGAAGAAGATTCAATGGATTATGAGCTATATATTGAAGAAAATTCATGGTAA
- a CDS encoding LamB/YcsF family protein, whose translation MSIIDINCDMGESFGAYQLGTDEEILKYITSANIACGFHAGDPATMRKTVKLALEHEVGIGVHPGLPDLAGFGRRNMDISPQEAYEMVVYQIGSLWGFVQAEGGKIQHVKPHGALYNMAAVNRELSEAIAEAVYKVNPELILFGLAGSELVKAGEKAGLRTASEVFADRTYQQDRTLTSRKLPHAVITDDDRAVAQVIRMAKEGKVMTQQDIDVDIQADTVCIHGDGAHALSFAKKIRQTLEDSGISVRKIGESI comes from the coding sequence ATGAGTATTATTGATATTAACTGCGATATGGGCGAGAGTTTTGGAGCTTACCAACTTGGAACTGACGAAGAGATTTTAAAATACATAACATCAGCAAACATCGCATGCGGTTTTCATGCGGGAGATCCTGCAACGATGAGGAAAACGGTGAAACTAGCACTAGAGCATGAAGTTGGAATCGGTGTTCATCCGGGTTTGCCTGATCTGGCAGGTTTCGGCCGTAGAAACATGGACATCTCTCCTCAAGAAGCATATGAGATGGTGGTTTATCAAATCGGCTCGTTATGGGGATTCGTACAGGCTGAAGGCGGAAAAATTCAGCACGTGAAACCACATGGCGCACTTTATAACATGGCAGCGGTGAATCGTGAATTGTCTGAAGCGATTGCCGAAGCGGTTTACAAAGTGAATCCTGAGCTTATTTTATTCGGACTTGCGGGAAGCGAACTCGTTAAAGCGGGTGAAAAGGCTGGCTTGCGCACAGCATCGGAAGTTTTCGCTGACCGCACATACCAGCAAGATCGCACGCTTACTTCACGCAAGTTGCCACATGCGGTGATTACGGATGACGATCGAGCTGTTGCACAAGTGATACGCATGGCAAAAGAGGGAAAAGTGATGACGCAGCAAGATATTGATGTAGATATTCAGGCAGATACAGTCTGCATTCACGGTGACGGAGCTCATGCGCTAAGTTTTGCGAAGAAAATCAGACAAACGTTAGAGGATTCAGGGATCTCTGTTCGTAAAATCGGAGAAAGTATATAA
- a CDS encoding Gfo/Idh/MocA family protein yields the protein MKKANLCFIGAGFHASTNIYPSAIEAGAEIQAISTRDLNRSKDALRRFGSNGTPYDDYKAMLNSEECDGVVVVAQPEDHSSLVMDCIRAGKNVYVDKPLGMNAHEAEEIAKAAEEAGVILMVGFMKRYAPCYQKLKELIISGNLGQARSFQARFAVDSTPFCKDDEQFMKLAAIHIVDLVRFLFGEVVQISGFKNSNSERISQSISLKFENGVVGSLYFTGMTAWSRESENVAVTFDNGFAIADEVHTLTVHRSQTFDQLPWKSLAENDTVFTPSASPMSGGYRDLYLRGFVGEMAHFIDSCKNDREACSSGRDNVRTMLLCDNILAELG from the coding sequence GTGAAGAAAGCAAACCTTTGTTTTATTGGCGCAGGGTTCCATGCATCGACAAATATTTATCCATCTGCTATTGAAGCCGGAGCGGAGATTCAAGCCATTTCTACAAGAGATCTTAATCGTTCGAAAGATGCACTTCGACGCTTCGGAAGCAATGGAACACCTTATGATGATTATAAAGCCATGCTCAATTCCGAAGAGTGTGATGGAGTTGTAGTAGTCGCTCAACCTGAAGATCATAGCTCATTAGTAATGGACTGTATTAGAGCTGGAAAAAATGTTTATGTAGATAAACCTCTTGGAATGAATGCTCATGAAGCGGAGGAAATCGCGAAGGCTGCTGAGGAAGCAGGGGTAATCTTAATGGTAGGATTTATGAAACGCTATGCACCCTGTTATCAGAAATTAAAAGAATTAATCATAAGTGGTAACCTTGGACAAGCTCGTTCATTTCAAGCAAGATTTGCTGTAGATAGCACCCCTTTTTGTAAAGACGATGAGCAGTTTATGAAGCTCGCTGCTATACATATTGTTGATTTAGTTCGTTTTTTGTTTGGTGAAGTTGTTCAAATATCAGGTTTTAAAAACAGTAATAGTGAACGTATCTCTCAGAGTATTTCATTAAAATTTGAAAATGGAGTCGTGGGTAGCCTTTATTTTACAGGAATGACAGCTTGGTCACGGGAAAGCGAAAATGTGGCAGTAACGTTTGATAACGGATTTGCTATTGCAGATGAAGTTCATACACTTACTGTCCATAGATCTCAGACCTTTGACCAACTACCTTGGAAATCACTAGCAGAGAATGATACAGTATTTACACCTTCTGCATCACCCATGTCTGGAGGTTACAGGGATCTTTATTTGCGTGGTTTTGTTGGAGAAATGGCTCATTTTATAGACAGTTGTAAAAATGATAGAGAAGCATGTTCGAGTGGACGTGATAATGTTCGTACTATGCTACTCTGTGATAATATATTAGCTGAATTGGGTTAG
- a CDS encoding glycerate kinase: protein MKIVIAPDSFKESMTATEVCRAVEAGFKKTFPHAEYVNVPVGDGGEGTVTSVVDATGGVMVELQATGPLGEKVDAFYGVTGDGKTAVIEMAAASGLHLVPSELRNPCVTTSRGTGELILDALDRGIERIVLGLGGSATNDGGAGMASALGVKFLNVNGDELPAGGEALSELLSIDVSGLDARLQSVKVDVACDVTNPLTGPLGASAVFGPQKGATPEMVGILDDSLKRYAEVVERNLGVAVDELPGAGAAGGLGAGVVAFLDGKLQSGIDLVLDVIGFEDAVRGAHLVIVGEGRIDSQTIHGKAPVGVAKRSKTVVEHVPVVAIAGSIGPDYEAVYDYGIDAVFSVMNSVVTLEEALLHGAQNVEKTAENIARLIYLKIN, encoded by the coding sequence ATGAAAATTGTCATCGCTCCTGATTCATTCAAAGAGAGTATGACAGCGACTGAGGTCTGTAGAGCAGTGGAAGCTGGTTTTAAAAAGACATTTCCCCACGCAGAATATGTGAACGTGCCTGTAGGGGACGGTGGAGAAGGAACGGTTACATCGGTTGTTGATGCGACAGGGGGCGTTATGGTTGAGCTCCAGGCGACAGGTCCGCTCGGTGAAAAAGTGGATGCGTTTTACGGAGTGACAGGTGACGGGAAGACCGCAGTAATTGAGATGGCTGCCGCCTCCGGTCTGCATCTTGTGCCGAGTGAGCTGCGAAATCCATGTGTGACGACATCACGCGGGACAGGTGAACTGATTTTAGATGCGTTGGATCGCGGAATAGAACGAATCGTGCTCGGACTTGGTGGATCTGCAACAAACGACGGCGGTGCTGGAATGGCTTCTGCACTCGGTGTAAAATTTTTGAATGTGAACGGCGATGAGTTGCCTGCAGGCGGGGAAGCGCTCAGCGAGCTGTTAAGCATCGATGTATCTGGATTAGATGCTAGGCTGCAGTCGGTGAAAGTGGATGTGGCATGCGATGTGACCAATCCGCTAACAGGACCACTCGGTGCATCCGCTGTTTTTGGACCGCAAAAAGGTGCAACGCCAGAGATGGTAGGTATTTTAGATGATAGTTTAAAAAGATACGCTGAAGTGGTGGAGCGGAATCTTGGTGTAGCAGTGGATGAATTGCCTGGAGCTGGTGCTGCTGGTGGCCTTGGTGCTGGAGTCGTGGCATTTTTAGATGGAAAGCTGCAAAGCGGAATCGATCTCGTACTGGACGTAATTGGTTTTGAAGATGCGGTTCGCGGCGCGCATCTTGTGATTGTTGGAGAAGGGAGGATCGATTCTCAGACGATACATGGAAAAGCGCCTGTCGGTGTAGCGAAACGATCGAAGACTGTTGTGGAACATGTACCGGTTGTTGCTATTGCTGGAAGCATTGGTCCTGATTATGAAGCAGTGTATGATTACGGAATTGATGCTGTGTTTAGTGTTATGAATAGTGTTGTGACGTTGGAGGAAGCTTTGTTGCATGGAGCTCAAAATGTGGAAAAAACAGCGGAGAACATTGCACGATTGATATATTTGAAAATAAATTAG